One window of Oryza brachyantha chromosome 12, ObraRS2, whole genome shotgun sequence genomic DNA carries:
- the LOC102701677 gene encoding tRNA pseudouridine synthase A isoform X2: protein MWREFGPTQFTKQHMSELPIGCLSEEAFHKFIGQPVSIFCSSRTDAGVHALSNVCHVDVERISKRKPGEVLPPHEPGVVKRAVNHFLQKNEGDIMVTDVCCVAPDFHARYKALERTYHYRLLSGSEPLSVFEKSSAWHIAEDLNVQAMKKACSILVGHHDFSSFRAAGCQANSPMRTLDELTVTEVFPSMFFPSSLERSDMEPLDGPLIYSRTSVVESSGKGSDASNTTSESRCESGGEFGKRLRHRCFVVTARARSFLYHQVRLMVGLLKSVGTGDLTTADVERILNSKTVTAAPPMAPACGLYLANVKYDLSI, encoded by the exons ATGTGGAGGGAATTTGGCCCAACACAATTTACAAAACAACATATGTCAGAATTGCCTATAGGCTGTTTATCAGAG GAGGCATTTCATAAATTCATTGGTCAGCCAGTCTCAATCTTCTGTTCTAGTCGAACG GACGCAGGTGTTCATGCTTTATCTAATGTTTGTCATGTTGATGTGGAGCGGATAAGTAAAAGAAAGCCTGGTGAAGTG TTGCCTCCTCATGAACCTGGAGTTGTGAAACGTGCAGTGAACCATTTTCTACAG AAGAATGAAGGTGACATAATGGTTACTGATGTCTGTTGTGTTGCACCAGACTTCCATGCTAGATACAAAGCCCTAGAGCGCAC GTATCACTATCGTTTGCTTTCTGGATCTGAGCCACTATCAGTTTTTGAGAAATCCTCTGCTTGGCACATAGCCGAGGATTTGAATGTACAGGCAATGAAG AAAGCATGCAGCATACTTGTTGGGCATCATGATTTCAGTTCATTTCGAGCAGCTGGATGTCAG GCGAATTCTCCCATGAGAACATTGGATGAGCTTACTGTTACAGAAGTATTTCCTTCCATGTTTTTTCCTTCAAGCTTGGAACGATCAGATATGGAGCCATTAGATGGGCCTCTTATTTATTCAAGGACATCAGTTGTGGAATCTTCTGGTAAAGGATCTGATGCTTCTAATACTACAAGTGAATCAAGATGTGAGAGTGGAGGGGAATTTGGAAAGAGGCTAAGGCATCGATGCTTTGTTGTTACTGCAAGGGCACGTTCATTTCTTTACCACCAG GTAAGGTTAATGGTTGGTCTTCTAAAATCTGTTGGTACTGGAGATCTAACAACTGCAGATG TTGAGAGAATTCTGAATTCAAAGACAGTGACTGCGGCACCTCCTATGGCACCTGCTTGTGGTCTCTACCTTGCCAACGTGAAATATGACCTGAGCATTTGA
- the LOC102701677 gene encoding tRNA pseudouridine synthase A isoform X1, producing MSAATPESSAAAADSASSKRPIGPSLAEPSPPAKVPRSSQPDPCPSPAEARGDAANGGEVAEGSREEMAGAWNPRAQRYLVAVEYIGTRFSGSQQQPNQRTVVGVLEEAFHKFIGQPVSIFCSSRTDAGVHALSNVCHVDVERISKRKPGEVLPPHEPGVVKRAVNHFLQKNEGDIMVTDVCCVAPDFHARYKALERTYHYRLLSGSEPLSVFEKSSAWHIAEDLNVQAMKKACSILVGHHDFSSFRAAGCQANSPMRTLDELTVTEVFPSMFFPSSLERSDMEPLDGPLIYSRTSVVESSGKGSDASNTTSESRCESGGEFGKRLRHRCFVVTARARSFLYHQVRLMVGLLKSVGTGDLTTADVERILNSKTVTAAPPMAPACGLYLANVKYDLSI from the exons ATGAGCGCCGCCACCCCAGaatcctccgccgccgccgccgactccgcGTCCTCGAAGCGCCCCATTGGTCCCTCCCTCgccgagccgtcgccgccggcgaaggtCCCGCGGTCCTCCCAGCCGGATCCCTGTCCCTCGCCGGCTGAGGCGCGGGGGGACGCCGCGAACGGCGGTGAAGTGGCGGAAGGGAGCCGCGAGGAGATGGCTGGCGCGTGGAACCCTCGGGCGCAGCGGTACCTGGTCGCCGTGGAGTACATCGGCACCCGGTTCTCCGGCTCCCAGCAGCAGCCCAACCAGCGAACCGTCGTCGGCGTCCTCGAG GAGGCATTTCATAAATTCATTGGTCAGCCAGTCTCAATCTTCTGTTCTAGTCGAACG GACGCAGGTGTTCATGCTTTATCTAATGTTTGTCATGTTGATGTGGAGCGGATAAGTAAAAGAAAGCCTGGTGAAGTG TTGCCTCCTCATGAACCTGGAGTTGTGAAACGTGCAGTGAACCATTTTCTACAG AAGAATGAAGGTGACATAATGGTTACTGATGTCTGTTGTGTTGCACCAGACTTCCATGCTAGATACAAAGCCCTAGAGCGCAC GTATCACTATCGTTTGCTTTCTGGATCTGAGCCACTATCAGTTTTTGAGAAATCCTCTGCTTGGCACATAGCCGAGGATTTGAATGTACAGGCAATGAAG AAAGCATGCAGCATACTTGTTGGGCATCATGATTTCAGTTCATTTCGAGCAGCTGGATGTCAG GCGAATTCTCCCATGAGAACATTGGATGAGCTTACTGTTACAGAAGTATTTCCTTCCATGTTTTTTCCTTCAAGCTTGGAACGATCAGATATGGAGCCATTAGATGGGCCTCTTATTTATTCAAGGACATCAGTTGTGGAATCTTCTGGTAAAGGATCTGATGCTTCTAATACTACAAGTGAATCAAGATGTGAGAGTGGAGGGGAATTTGGAAAGAGGCTAAGGCATCGATGCTTTGTTGTTACTGCAAGGGCACGTTCATTTCTTTACCACCAG GTAAGGTTAATGGTTGGTCTTCTAAAATCTGTTGGTACTGGAGATCTAACAACTGCAGATG TTGAGAGAATTCTGAATTCAAAGACAGTGACTGCGGCACCTCCTATGGCACCTGCTTGTGGTCTCTACCTTGCCAACGTGAAATATGACCTGAGCATTTGA